From Nicotiana tabacum cultivar K326 chromosome 22, ASM71507v2, whole genome shotgun sequence, one genomic window encodes:
- the LOC107832019 gene encoding pectinesterase 4-like, whose product MVGKIVVSLVSLILLVGVIIGVVVVVHQNGNHKEDQSTKVQMKKVHEFCQAAEFKDSCAKSLESVAKNDTATINDYLMAAFQTTVEEVKKGLQEAGKTSVNKDSDPYNHMAIEDCKELLQRAVEELEDALSLVGETDTESLNEYTYDLLNWLSAVYSYQSMCVDAIDKPELKTAIQNGVVNATQLTNNALNIVAKISDLFPSFNIQIPDNLINSSDSNSPHRRLLEANKIDQDGYPTWFPVADRKLLVKSGKGKGQGGAAAGAAPVLPPIGPGPITPHAVVAKDGSGKFKTVTDAVRAYPPNHQGRYIIYVKAGVYNEQVLIDKKQTNVFMYGDGAGKSIITCDKNVKISKFTTSKTATVAVESEGFIARGITFRNTAGPEGEQAVALRINGDRAAVFDCSMEGFQDTLYYQSHRQFYRNCVISGTVDFIFGMGSAVIQNSEIIVRKCGPKQKNTVTADGRELPSEITGLVLQNCRIVPDKELFPVRFAVESYLARPWKQLSTNVFIESEIGDFIRPEGYLKWDDHPFHQTCLVYEYANRGPGAATNLRNKLFKNFKVLSPQEATKYTVGAWLRGNEWLPGTNAPFYLGLGGK is encoded by the exons ATGGTGGGGAAAATAGTGGTTTCGTTAGTATCCTTGATTCTTCTAGTTGGTGtgataataggagtggtggtGGTTGTACACCAAAATGGGAATCACAAAGAAGATCAAAGCACCAAAGTCCAAATGAAGAAAGTGCATGAGTTTTGTCAAGCAGCTGAATTTAAAGACTCATGTGCCAAGAGTCTTGAATCTGTAGCCAAAAACGATACAGCTACAATTAATGACTATCTAATGGCAGCCTTCCAAACTACAGTGGAAGAAGTGAAGAAAGGACTGCAGGAGGCTGGGAAGACTTCTGTGAACAAAGACAGCGATCCTTACAATCACATGGCAATAGAGGATTGCAAGGAGCTGTTGCAAAGAGCTGTCGAAGAACTTGAGGACGCGCTCAGCTTGGTTGGAGAGACCGACACTGAATCACTAAATGAATATACATATGATCTGTTGAACTGGCTCAGTGCCGTCTACTCCTACCAAAGCATGTGTGTTGATGCCATCGACAAGCCCGAGTTAAAAACCGCTATTCAAAATGGCGTTGTCAATGCCACACAACTCACTAATAATGCACTCAACATTGTAGCCAAGATTTCAGACCTCTTCCCATCCTTCAACATTCAAATTCCTGATAATCTTATCAACAGCAGCGACAGCAACTCACCTCATCGCCGTCTCCTTGAGGCGAACAAGATCGATCAGGACGGTTACCCTACATGGTTCCCCGTTGCTGACCGTAAGCTATTGGTAAAATCCGGAAAAGGAAAAGGACAAGGTGGTGCTGCTGCTGGGGCTGCTCCAGTACTTCCTCCAATCGGTCCCGGACCAATTACTCCTCACGCAGTAGTTGCCAAGGATGGCAGCGGCAAATTTAAAACCGTCACTGATGCAGTCAGAGCATACCCACCAAACCACCAAGGTAGATACATTATCTATGTCAAGGCCGGCGTTTATAACGAACAAGTCCTTATCGATAAGAAACAAACAAACGTGTTTATGTATGGTGATGGCGCAGGGAAATCTATCATCACTTGTGACAAAAATGttaaaatatcgaaattcaccACCTCCAAAACTGCTACAGTCG CTGTTGAGAGCGAGGGGTTCATAGCGAGAGGAATTACCTTCCGCAACACAGCGGGTCCAGAAGGGGAACAAGCCGTGGCACTTAGAATCAACGGAGATAGGGCGGCCGTATTCGACTGCAGTATGGAAGGATTTCAAGACACCCTGTACTATCAATCCCATCGCCAGTTCTACCGCAACTGTGTCATCTCTGGTACAGTGGATTTCATATTTGGCATGGGCTCGGCGGTCATCCAGAACAGTGAGATCATTGTGAGGAAGTGTGGCCCGAAACAGAAGAACACAGTCACAGCTGACGGCAGGGAATTGCCGAGTGAAATCACTGGATTGGTATTGCAAAACTGCAGGATAGTACCAGACAAAGAACTCTTCCCAGTGAGGTTCGCGGTAGAATCTTACTTGGCCCGCCCATGGAAGCAATTATCCACCAATGTGTTCATAGAAAGCGAGATTGGTGATTTCATTAGGCCAGAAGGATATCTCAAATGGGACGACCACCCATTCCATCAAACATGTTTAGTCTATGAGTATGCAAACAGAGGACCTGGTGCTGCTACTAACCTTAGGAACAAACTTTTCAAGAATTTCAAGGTCCTTAGCCCACAAGAAGCAACTAAATACACGGTTGGGGCTTGGCTTAGAGGTAATGAGTGGTTGCCTGGAACTAATGCACCTTTCTACCTTGGTCTTGGTGGGAAATAA